A genomic window from Salvelinus sp. IW2-2015 linkage group LG13, ASM291031v2, whole genome shotgun sequence includes:
- the LOC111971441 gene encoding forkhead box protein Q1-like, translating to MKLEVFSATHFVPMEVCSHSDAEGTVPSPLSGDELGSDGDCVANSPTPATPSSADGKGKPYTRRPKPPYSYIALIAMAIRDSGSGKLTLAEINNYLMNKFLFFRGSYTGWRNSVRHNLSLNDCFLKVLRDPSRPWGKDNYWMLNPNSEYTFADGVFRRRRKRISKCRSSVGSNKDTKTPDEETRFSSTPSAPSREERVMGAKFSSSSSSFSIDSILSKPFIRREDRDHTDADSAYTNPGAHRSYWPAGAHHMLPHTLGYPPVSPAMAHAHAQQLYHQASSGASRMLHAFRCSFGEQAEHSRDPITAVHMTSQGYMPNSDAAFSRVKMHTAQGGSCHPFQIDSLLS from the coding sequence ATGAAACTTGAAGTGTTTTCCGCAACCCACTTCGTTCCCATGGAGGTGTGCAGTCACAGTGATGCAGAGGGAACTGTCCCCTCTCCCCTATCCGGGGATGAGCTGGGCTCAGACGGGGACTGCGTGGCCAACAGTCCAACACCTGCCACCCCGAGCAGCGCCGATGGCAAGGGGAAGCCCTACACCCGCAGACCCAAGCCACCCTACTCCTACATAGCACTCATTGCTATGGCCATCCGGGACTCCGGCAGCGGCAAGTTGACTCTAGCCGAGATCAACAACTACCTGATGAATAAATTCCTGTTCTTCCGTGGCAGCTACACTGGCTGGCGGAACTCGGTGCGCCACAACCTGTCGCTGAATGACTGTTTCCTCAAGGTGCTCCGGGACCCGTCCAGGCCCTGGGGCAAGGACAATTACTGGATGCTGAACCCGAACAGCGAGTATACCTTCGCCGACGGGGTGTTCCGGCGCAGGAGGAAGCGCATCAGTAAGTGCCGATCCAGCGTCGGTTCCAATAAGGACACCAAGACCCCAGACGAGGAGACTCGCTTCTCGAGCACTCCATCTGCGCCCTCCCGGGAGGAGAGGGTTATGGGAGCTAAGTTCTCCAGCTCTTCCAGCTCCTTCTCCATCGATAGCATCCTCAGTAAGCCCTTCAtaaggagggaggatagagaccACACTGATGCAGACAGTGCATATACCAACCCCGGTGCCCACCGGAGCTACTGGCCCGCCGGTGCCCACCACATGCTGCCCCACACACTGGGCTACCCACCGGTATCCCCTGCTATggcgcacgcacatgcacagcaGTTGTACCACCAGGCCAGCTCAGGCGCGTCGCGCATGTTGCACGCATTCAGGTGCAGCTTCGGGGAGCAAGCCGAGCACAGCAGGGACCCAATCACAGCTGTCCACATGACGTCACAGGGCTACATGCCAAACTCCGATGCTGCTTTCTCCCGGGTGAAGATGCACACAGCGCAAGGTGGCAGCTGTCATCCTTTCCAGATAGACTCATTGCTCTCCTAA
- the LOC111971176 gene encoding forkhead box protein F2: MTTEISQQQLDPPPPLRSSPTSGVLHPAMMSPQTEVDSSLAGAKSKKASSGLRRPEKPPYSYIALIVMAIQSSPTKRLTLSEVYQFLQARFPFFRGSYQGWKNSVRHNLSLNECFIKLPKGLGRPGKGHYWTIDPASEFMFEEGSFRRRPRGFRRKCQALKPIYRMMNGIGFGTSILPQNFDFQAPTGSLACHSNSYNLDMMTNSMAGGYDGLSGGHHVPHMSPSPGSTYMASCPVTSNGDYGGPDSSSSPVPSSPAMASALDGHSPYASSAGHWASPGGSPYIKQQPLVSSSSASSGLNSGMSPYSLEQSYLHQNARDTADISVGIPRYQSHSSPVCDRKDFLLNFNGISSFRPSASGSYYHHHQHHQSLCQDVKPCVM, encoded by the exons ATGACGACCGAGATCTCTCAGCAGCAGCTGGACCCGCCGCCTCCCCTGAGGTCCAGCCCGACCTCCGGCGTCCTGCACCCCGCCATGATGAGCCCACAGACCGAGGTGGACAGCTCCTTGGCCGGGGCCAAAAGCAAGAAGGCGAGCTCCGGCCTGAGGCGACCAGAGAAGCCTCCCTACTCCTACATTGCGCTCATCGTCATGGCGATACAGAGCTCACCGACCAAGAGGTTGACACTCAGTGAGGTGTATCAGTTCCTCCAGGCCCGGTTCCCCTTCTTCAGAGGATCATACCAGGGCTGGAAGAACTCCGTCCGGcacaacctctccctgaacgaGTGCTTCATCAAGCTGCCCAAAGGGCTAGGCAGGCCGGGGAAAGGCCACTATTGGACCATCGACCCGGCCAGCGAGTTCATGTTTGAAGAGGGCTCGTTCCGCCGCAGACCCAGGGGCTTCCGGAGAAAATGCCAAGCTCTGAAGCCCATTTACCGDATGATGAACGGGATAGGCTTCGGTACGTCCATTTTACCGCAGAACTTTGATTTTCAGGCGCCCACTGGGTCTCTGGCGTGTCATAGCAACAGTTACAACTTGGACATGATGACCAACTCCATGGCTGGTGGCTACGACGGACTGAGCGGTGGCCACCACGTACCTCACATGTCCCCGAGCCCCGGGTCCACATATATGGCCAGCTGTCCGGTAACGTCCAACGGGGACTACGGTGGAccggacagtagcagcagccCTGTGCCCTCGTCCCCGGCTATGGCCAGCGCGTTGGACGGTCATTCTCCATACGCCAGTAGCGCCGGACACTGGGCGTCTCCCGGCGGCTCCCCGTACATAAAGCAGCAGCCTCTGGTCTCCAGCAGCTCGGCGTCCTCTGGGCTAAATTCCGGMATGTCCCCCTATTCCCTGGAGCAGAGCTACCTCCACCAGAACGCCAGGGACACCGCCGATATCTCAG TGGGGATCCCTCGCTACCAGAGCCACTCCTCACCCGTGTGTGACAGGAAGGATTTTCTCCTGAACTTTAACGGCATCTCCTCGTTTCGTCCTTCAGCCAGCGGATCTTActatcatcatcaccaacatcacCAAAGCCTTTGTCAAGACGTCAAACCGTGCGTGATGTGA